A genomic window from Fibrobacterota bacterium includes:
- a CDS encoding MFS transporter: MLDTSNHSSGDGSKTPLAGKLPPLARALATLHENILELVRAPNANTRFLILSGGLWTMMLAATDPYKTLFFQRLGFDNKAIGMLVAMDMVVRAAGLGLSGFFMRRFGAKRMLIGGDIISWVVPYLILGLASQPWHIVLAVLCTSLNAFASTPYNCLIVQGMPPSRRTKAYAFMHLWNIAPTVVVPWIAGLFVASGEFLPAVRILFLLQAASMSVGIYLRWRKLEDLEAIPPEQRQGFRETLRWLIRSKPFLAAWMALSSQWVVGQVWNSFLPIYLTKHLGEGVKMPALMNEATGIGILVGSLVVIPRLSESRMRHLAPIGLAVQTIFVVLFVLHPSTWGLLALAGMGGICSSLYLGATSAILAHALPAHLRDHGFSISYIGAFLLSAATMPWVGRILNTQLGAFPFLAGAGMLAWMGTLAISDRLLKRAGI; this comes from the coding sequence ATGCTCGACACATCCAACCACTCTTCCGGCGACGGATCGAAGACTCCATTGGCAGGAAAGCTCCCGCCTCTCGCGCGGGCCCTGGCGACCTTGCACGAGAACATTCTTGAACTTGTCCGCGCACCGAACGCCAATACCCGATTTCTGATCCTGTCCGGTGGCTTGTGGACCATGATGCTGGCCGCGACGGATCCGTACAAAACCCTCTTCTTCCAGCGGCTGGGGTTCGACAACAAGGCCATTGGAATGCTCGTGGCCATGGACATGGTCGTGCGGGCCGCGGGATTGGGTCTATCCGGGTTCTTCATGCGTCGCTTCGGGGCCAAGCGGATGCTCATCGGCGGCGACATCATTTCCTGGGTGGTGCCCTACCTGATTCTCGGTCTTGCCTCTCAACCCTGGCATATCGTGCTGGCGGTTCTTTGCACCTCGCTGAACGCCTTCGCCAGTACGCCATACAACTGTTTGATCGTGCAAGGCATGCCCCCCTCGCGCCGCACGAAAGCCTACGCGTTCATGCACCTGTGGAATATCGCGCCCACCGTGGTGGTGCCATGGATCGCGGGCCTGTTCGTGGCCAGCGGGGAATTCCTTCCCGCGGTTCGGATCCTGTTTCTACTCCAGGCCGCATCGATGTCGGTGGGAATCTACCTGCGCTGGCGAAAACTGGAGGATCTCGAGGCCATCCCTCCGGAACAACGTCAGGGATTCCGGGAGACTCTGAGGTGGTTGATCCGCTCGAAGCCTTTCCTGGCGGCCTGGATGGCCTTGTCCAGCCAGTGGGTGGTCGGCCAGGTTTGGAACAGCTTCCTGCCCATCTACCTGACCAAACACCTCGGCGAAGGGGTCAAGATGCCCGCGCTGATGAACGAAGCGACAGGAATCGGCATCCTCGTGGGGTCGCTGGTCGTCATCCCCCGCCTGTCCGAATCCCGGATGCGCCATCTCGCGCCCATCGGACTCGCCGTTCAGACGATTTTTGTCGTCCTCTTCGTGCTCCATCCATCCACCTGGGGACTTCTGGCGCTGGCGGGGATGGGAGGCATCTGCTCCAGCCTGTATCTGGGCGCCACCAGCGCGATCCTGGCCCATGCCTTGCCCGCGCATCTGCGCGACCACGGCTTTTCCATCTCCTACATCGGAGCGTTCCTGCTGAGCGCCGCGACCATGCCGTGGGTGGGGCGCATCCTCAACACCCAACTGGGAGCGTTCCCGTTCCTGGCTGGTGCCGGAATGCTGGCGTGGATGGGGACCCTCGCGATCTCAGACCGTCTACTGAAGAGGGCGGGAATCTAG
- a CDS encoding menaquinone biosynthesis decarboxylase, whose amino-acid sequence MIPHFRSLKSFLQYCDSRGELAVVERTVDPYLEICEIADRVMRQEGGGKALLFKSVKGSEFPVAVNLLGSENRMAWALGDENLRETQRRVESITELEPPRSLGEAWKALKAVGALRHAPPRTVRRAPCQEVVEPQVDLGCLPVLTTWPQDAGPFITWPMVFSQSPAGKPNCGMYRMQVFDRNTTGMHWQRQKDGRRHLDEASRRIPVAVALGGPPALAWAATAPLPPDLYEMLLAGFLTRRRVPMVRCGTHGIQVPAESDFVLEGWVDPDDLRHEGPFGDHTGYYSQAGMYPAFHVERITRRKDAIFPATVVGGPPKEDGFMGLATERVFLPLLRRLHGEISDMRLPPEGVFHNLALLSVKKRFPYHAHKSFHSVWGTGQMMFTKAVATFDEGTDLANPEALLDSLDKNWHARKDTVLASGPADTLDHAGTADFGGKIGLDATSRIAGEWMGERAGRNGEGPFRRDLPLGIVRWTLADAKGRVLLVLIDKTMAGQGRELLHDLQGCLGPNVLFVAVFDDEFALESPANALVVGGANLDPARDVLVLDTLRPGLALGLDCTKKRPDEGYERGPWPEWIRQDPEVVRRVDGFWKELGL is encoded by the coding sequence GTGATACCGCATTTTCGATCGCTGAAGTCGTTTTTGCAATACTGCGATTCTCGCGGCGAGTTGGCCGTGGTGGAGCGCACCGTGGATCCGTACTTGGAGATCTGCGAGATCGCCGATCGCGTCATGCGCCAAGAGGGTGGCGGAAAGGCACTGCTTTTCAAATCCGTAAAGGGATCCGAGTTTCCGGTGGCCGTGAACCTGCTCGGCTCGGAAAACCGCATGGCATGGGCGTTGGGCGATGAGAACCTGCGGGAGACCCAACGGAGGGTGGAATCCATCACCGAGCTGGAGCCGCCTCGTTCGCTGGGCGAGGCATGGAAGGCTTTGAAGGCGGTGGGAGCTCTACGCCATGCGCCTCCCCGGACGGTTCGCCGCGCTCCCTGCCAAGAGGTGGTGGAACCGCAAGTCGATCTGGGCTGCTTGCCAGTCCTTACCACGTGGCCTCAGGATGCCGGGCCGTTCATCACCTGGCCCATGGTCTTTTCCCAGTCGCCTGCGGGCAAACCCAATTGCGGCATGTACCGCATGCAGGTGTTCGATCGGAACACAACGGGCATGCACTGGCAGCGCCAGAAGGATGGCCGACGCCATCTGGACGAGGCCTCGCGCCGCATTCCCGTGGCCGTTGCGCTGGGAGGTCCGCCAGCGCTGGCCTGGGCCGCGACGGCCCCCTTGCCTCCCGATCTGTACGAAATGCTTCTGGCTGGATTCCTGACGCGCCGGCGGGTTCCGATGGTGCGTTGCGGCACCCACGGCATCCAGGTTCCCGCCGAGTCGGATTTTGTCCTCGAAGGCTGGGTGGACCCCGACGACCTGCGCCATGAAGGCCCGTTCGGCGACCACACGGGCTACTACTCGCAGGCGGGCATGTACCCCGCCTTCCATGTGGAGCGGATCACCCGGCGCAAGGACGCCATTTTTCCCGCCACCGTGGTGGGCGGGCCGCCCAAGGAAGACGGGTTCATGGGCCTCGCCACGGAGCGCGTGTTCCTGCCGCTGTTGAGGCGATTGCACGGGGAAATCTCCGACATGCGCCTGCCACCGGAGGGTGTGTTCCACAACCTTGCGCTGCTGTCGGTGAAAAAACGCTTTCCCTACCATGCCCACAAGTCGTTCCATTCGGTGTGGGGCACCGGTCAGATGATGTTCACCAAGGCCGTGGCGACCTTCGACGAAGGCACCGACCTCGCGAACCCGGAAGCGTTGCTGGACAGCCTGGACAAAAACTGGCATGCCCGCAAGGATACCGTGCTTGCCTCCGGCCCGGCAGACACGTTGGATCATGCCGGGACCGCCGACTTCGGGGGAAAGATCGGCTTGGACGCCACCTCGCGCATCGCGGGGGAGTGGATGGGGGAGCGCGCGGGCCGCAATGGGGAAGGGCCGTTTCGCCGGGACCTGCCCCTCGGGATCGTGCGCTGGACGCTGGCGGATGCCAAGGGACGCGTCTTGCTGGTCCTGATCGACAAGACGATGGCGGGACAGGGACGCGAGCTTCTCCACGACTTGCAGGGATGCTTGGGTCCCAACGTCCTGTTTGTGGCCGTCTTCGACGACGAATTCGCTTTGGAAAGCCCGGCCAACGCCTTGGTGGTGGGGGGCGCGAACCTGGATCCGGCCCGCGACGTGTTGGTGCTGGATACCCTTCGTCCCGGTCTGGCGCTGGGGTTGGACTGCACGAAAAAACGCCCCGACGAAGGCTACGAACGAGGCCCGTGGCCCGAATGGATCCGACAGGATCCCGAAGTGGTCCGTCGCGTGGATGGATTTTGGAAGGAGCTCGGCCTATGA
- a CDS encoding ubiquinone/menaquinone biosynthesis methyltransferase, with product MSDAIRQMFDRISGGYDTLNHVLSARRDLAWRRKAVSMLPKRQQRILDLCGGTGDFLLAARREGISMPESVVADFSAGMMAVLPAKGLPCGIQADALAMPFLDGTFDTVLCGFGMRNLDDLALGVREIRRVLKPGGTFSTLEFFRPSTVVSKSFYGGVAPIAIPFVGRVFGSSREDYEYLVRSIRRFASSKEYAQLLEREGFVDVRVKELDFGLCTAIAGRKV from the coding sequence ATGAGCGATGCGATCCGGCAGATGTTCGACCGCATCAGCGGCGGCTACGACACGCTCAACCACGTGCTTTCGGCACGTCGCGACCTGGCCTGGCGTCGCAAAGCGGTGTCCATGTTGCCCAAGCGCCAGCAGCGGATCCTGGATCTTTGCGGGGGCACCGGGGATTTCCTGCTGGCCGCGCGCCGCGAGGGGATCTCCATGCCAGAATCTGTCGTGGCGGATTTCTCCGCGGGGATGATGGCGGTTCTTCCGGCCAAGGGACTGCCATGCGGCATCCAGGCGGATGCCCTGGCGATGCCCTTCCTGGACGGCACGTTCGATACGGTCCTTTGCGGATTCGGCATGCGCAACCTCGACGATCTCGCTCTGGGGGTTCGCGAAATCCGCAGGGTGTTGAAGCCGGGCGGGACCTTTTCCACGCTCGAGTTCTTCCGGCCATCCACGGTGGTCTCCAAAAGCTTCTACGGAGGAGTCGCTCCGATCGCCATTCCTTTCGTGGGGCGCGTGTTCGGTTCCAGCCGCGAGGACTACGAATACCTGGTCCGCTCGATCCGTCGCTTCGCTTCCTCGAAGGAATACGCACAACTGTTGGAACGCGAAGGATTCGTGGATGTTCGCGTGAAGGAGCTCGACTTCGGTCTTTGTACCGCCATCGCGGGACGCAAAGTCTGA
- the ispG gene encoding (E)-4-hydroxy-3-methylbut-2-enyl-diphosphate synthase, translating to MNIRQSRLGTYRRQTLEVAVADRRIGGRNPVLVQSMTTTLTKDIEATVAQTVGLARAGCELVRITTPTQTDAACLEEIVKQVRAQGVTVPLCADIHFQPAAAFEAVKWVEKVRINPGNFADAKTAYGFQKDFDDASYERGIQKISDKFRPLVKMARERGAALRIGSNHGSLSDRILSRWGDTPEGMVVSALEYLAVCEDEGFDQVVFSMKSSNPKVVLQCYRLLVERLASENRKPYPIHLGVTEAGEGRDGRLKSAVGIGSLLLDGIGDTIRVSLTEDPILEIPVARNLVEACTRPFEGDLRDFAGGVLPLTGPAETSDPFAYQRRTSLPIRINASEIGSSHPVRVGASSEESGAGKDRPVEWTDLGGSGFPLARVDLSEKAVPPDVAELVRAGIPVELHFLNAAALEAIRLLPSSNLYLASVAPSLGPWGVRSLCARLEKAGFRPPVVLRWDLDGTEPDLLRMSATLGGLLCDGYGDLVRISGPSGDAVELSYDLLQASGARRSKTEFISCPSCGRTLFDLVTTSARIREKTGHLKDVSIAIMGCIVNGPGEMADADFGYVGGTPGTVNLYVRRDCVRRGVPEAEAPDALVALLKEHGRWIDPA from the coding sequence ATGAATATCCGACAAAGCCGTTTGGGCACGTACCGTCGCCAGACCCTCGAAGTGGCCGTCGCCGACCGACGCATCGGCGGGAGAAATCCCGTGCTGGTGCAATCGATGACCACCACGCTCACCAAGGACATCGAGGCCACCGTGGCCCAGACCGTGGGGTTGGCCCGGGCCGGTTGCGAGTTGGTGCGCATCACAACCCCCACCCAGACCGATGCCGCCTGCCTGGAAGAAATCGTCAAGCAGGTGCGCGCCCAGGGCGTGACGGTGCCGTTGTGCGCCGACATCCATTTCCAGCCCGCCGCCGCGTTCGAGGCGGTGAAGTGGGTGGAGAAGGTCCGCATCAATCCAGGCAACTTCGCCGACGCCAAGACGGCCTACGGTTTCCAGAAGGATTTCGACGACGCCTCCTACGAGCGCGGCATCCAGAAGATTTCTGACAAATTCCGTCCATTGGTGAAGATGGCCCGCGAGCGCGGTGCGGCGCTTCGCATCGGATCCAACCACGGAAGCCTTTCCGATCGCATCCTTTCCCGTTGGGGCGATACCCCCGAAGGCATGGTGGTGTCGGCCCTGGAATATCTCGCGGTCTGCGAGGACGAAGGGTTCGACCAGGTCGTCTTTTCCATGAAGTCCTCCAACCCCAAGGTGGTGCTCCAGTGCTACCGTCTTCTGGTGGAGCGGCTGGCTTCGGAAAATCGCAAGCCCTACCCGATCCATCTGGGCGTCACCGAGGCGGGCGAAGGTCGCGACGGCCGATTGAAGTCGGCGGTCGGGATCGGATCGCTGTTGCTGGACGGCATCGGAGACACCATCCGTGTGAGCCTGACGGAGGATCCCATCCTGGAGATTCCCGTGGCCCGCAACCTGGTGGAAGCCTGCACCCGCCCGTTCGAAGGGGACCTTCGCGATTTCGCGGGAGGAGTCCTCCCGCTGACGGGGCCTGCCGAAACCTCCGATCCGTTCGCCTACCAACGGCGGACCTCGCTTCCCATCCGCATCAACGCTTCCGAAATCGGCTCCTCGCACCCGGTGCGCGTGGGGGCCTCCTCCGAGGAATCCGGTGCTGGCAAGGACCGGCCGGTGGAGTGGACAGATCTTGGCGGCAGCGGTTTCCCGCTGGCCCGTGTGGACCTGTCGGAGAAAGCCGTCCCTCCCGACGTCGCCGAACTGGTTCGTGCGGGAATCCCTGTGGAGCTGCATTTCCTGAACGCGGCGGCTTTGGAGGCCATCCGCCTTCTGCCCAGCTCCAACCTGTATCTTGCCTCCGTCGCACCATCGCTTGGTCCGTGGGGAGTGCGCTCCCTGTGCGCCCGGCTGGAAAAAGCCGGATTCCGTCCTCCGGTGGTCCTGCGCTGGGACCTGGACGGCACCGAGCCGGACTTGCTGCGCATGTCCGCCACCTTGGGCGGATTGCTGTGCGACGGCTACGGCGACCTGGTGCGGATTTCCGGTCCATCGGGCGATGCGGTGGAGCTCTCCTACGACCTGCTGCAGGCCTCGGGTGCGCGTCGCTCCAAGACCGAATTCATCTCGTGCCCCAGCTGTGGTCGCACCTTGTTCGATCTCGTGACCACCTCCGCCCGGATCCGCGAGAAGACCGGGCACCTCAAAGATGTCTCCATCGCCATCATGGGTTGCATCGTCAACGGACCGGGCGAAATGGCCGATGCCGATTTCGGCTACGTGGGCGGAACTCCCGGTACCGTGAACCTGTACGTTCGCCGCGACTGCGTCCGCCGGGGAGTCCCGGAAGCGGAAGCTCCCGATGCTTTGGTGGCGCTTCTGAAGGAGCATGGACGCTGGATCGATCCCGCGTGA
- a CDS encoding TIGR02147 family protein codes for MSNPPDLYAYNDFRKFLSDWLEWRQSEEPSFTKAECCRRLGLPNSRSYLPDLLRGKHLSDVFRERFVRLLELGEDEARFFRVLARFNQAELPEERQNAYDELASLNRTPRQSLGKESMDYYRTWRNSVVRALSGVQRLDSAEAIARSSLVPLTLPQVKQALKLLDRLGLVATDSDGVPRPTSNALQADPALGRELLRQLQAQHLELSREAFLQDGPVDRVFWSNTLSFGAEAQDAVLRALRRFQSEVRSIAHKDGQIADRAWQLNIQFFPLSQPKGQP; via the coding sequence ATGTCGAATCCACCGGATCTATACGCATACAATGACTTCCGGAAGTTTCTTTCCGACTGGCTCGAGTGGAGACAGTCCGAAGAACCCTCCTTCACGAAGGCGGAATGCTGCCGGAGATTGGGGCTTCCCAACTCGCGCAGCTACCTGCCGGATCTTCTGCGCGGCAAGCATCTGAGCGATGTGTTCCGGGAGCGATTCGTTCGGCTCTTGGAGCTTGGCGAGGACGAAGCGCGGTTCTTCCGGGTATTGGCGCGTTTCAACCAAGCCGAACTCCCCGAAGAACGCCAGAACGCCTACGATGAATTGGCTTCGCTCAATCGCACACCCCGCCAGTCCTTGGGCAAGGAATCCATGGACTACTACCGCACCTGGCGGAACTCGGTGGTGCGTGCGCTTTCCGGAGTCCAAAGATTGGACTCCGCCGAGGCGATCGCTCGCTCCAGCCTGGTTCCGCTCACTTTGCCGCAGGTCAAGCAAGCGCTCAAGCTTCTGGATCGATTGGGCCTGGTGGCGACGGATTCTGACGGAGTTCCGCGTCCCACTTCCAATGCGCTCCAGGCGGATCCCGCCCTGGGCCGCGAGCTGTTGCGCCAGCTGCAAGCGCAGCACCTGGAGCTTTCCCGCGAGGCGTTCTTGCAGGACGGTCCCGTTGATCGCGTTTTTTGGAGCAACACCTTGTCCTTTGGCGCCGAAGCCCAGGATGCCGTTTTGCGGGCCTTGCGCCGTTTCCAGAGCGAAGTCCGCTCGATCGCCCACAAGGATGGGCAGATCGCTGATCGTGCCTGGCAGCTCAACATCCAGTTCTTCCCCCTATCCCAGCCGAAAGGCCAGCCATGA
- a CDS encoding zinc-dependent peptidase — protein sequence MYRHRGTQSLRFDTDLAVFWGFLGAVLLVALWIWRGSRRRRLADTALLSGQLTTDERRVLERVAPLCRFLTVPQRTRWEGAVRLFLARKTFIPCQGSRVDNDVRLSIAGQACLLLAGRPDLEVYPELTTIYLHPGSYVRRDDRSIGGGAIATDEEATFDGESWDHGAVVLSVRSVRASFRFLDGFNVVMHEFAHQLDAMAGGSDGCPPMPARLLPGWKVALDEHHRALGEADDRGEDPFLDPYGAESPVEFFAVAVESFFELGPQFESEHPKFYGMLREVFGLDPARW from the coding sequence TTGTACCGCCATCGCGGGACGCAAAGTCTGAGGTTCGACACCGATCTCGCCGTTTTCTGGGGATTCCTGGGCGCGGTATTGCTCGTCGCCTTGTGGATCTGGCGGGGTTCGCGCCGTCGTCGCCTCGCCGACACGGCCTTGCTGTCCGGGCAGTTGACCACCGACGAACGTCGCGTGCTGGAGCGGGTGGCTCCGCTTTGCCGTTTTTTGACAGTCCCTCAGCGCACGCGTTGGGAAGGTGCGGTGCGGTTGTTCCTGGCCCGCAAGACGTTCATCCCCTGCCAGGGCAGCCGGGTGGACAACGATGTGCGCCTGTCCATCGCCGGACAGGCCTGCCTGTTGTTGGCCGGACGGCCCGATCTGGAAGTCTATCCGGAGCTGACCACCATCTATCTGCACCCCGGGAGCTACGTCCGTCGGGACGATCGTTCCATCGGGGGAGGGGCGATCGCCACCGACGAAGAGGCCACCTTCGATGGTGAATCGTGGGACCACGGTGCCGTGGTGCTCTCCGTGCGATCGGTGCGGGCGAGTTTTCGCTTCCTGGACGGCTTCAACGTGGTGATGCATGAATTCGCCCACCAGTTGGACGCGATGGCGGGCGGATCCGACGGTTGCCCCCCCATGCCTGCGCGCTTGCTGCCTGGCTGGAAGGTCGCTTTGGACGAGCACCATCGCGCCTTGGGTGAGGCCGATGATCGAGGCGAAGATCCGTTTCTGGACCCCTACGGAGCGGAGAGTCCGGTGGAATTCTTCGCCGTGGCGGTGGAGTCGTTCTTCGAATTGGGGCCCCAATTCGAGTCCGAGCACCCGAAATTCTACGGAATGTTGCGCGAAGTCTTCGGTTTGGATCCGGCAAGGTGGTGA
- a CDS encoding cation transporter, with protein MIDLDESSTRVRQITWVGIWVNLVLSIAKIFAGIVGNSKALIADGIESGADIVTSLALVVGSKFWSAPPDKDHPYGHRRIETIMTLGIGVVVGVVGLSIIWNALSSIRMGIHSHPTILALVVAVVSVLSKEWLFQWSAREGRKIQSMSVIANAWHHRSDAISSIPVVLSVGAAQFFPEWSFLDAIGAIIAGGFILKASFDIAWPALRQMIDTGAAQSTVAKLESIATSVQGVRSVHSLRTRYLGSSIGVDLHIVVDPEITVVQGHEIGDEVEAQMKAQLPEVCEVLIHLDPFEDQ; from the coding sequence GTGATCGACCTCGACGAGTCCTCCACCCGGGTGCGCCAAATCACGTGGGTCGGGATCTGGGTCAACCTGGTCCTATCCATCGCCAAGATCTTCGCTGGAATCGTCGGGAACTCCAAGGCCCTGATCGCCGACGGCATCGAGAGTGGCGCGGACATCGTCACCAGCCTGGCGTTGGTGGTCGGATCGAAATTCTGGAGCGCTCCGCCGGACAAGGATCACCCTTACGGGCATCGGCGCATCGAAACGATCATGACCCTCGGAATCGGGGTGGTCGTGGGTGTGGTTGGCTTGTCCATCATCTGGAACGCGCTCTCCAGCATCCGGATGGGTATCCATTCGCATCCGACGATTCTTGCGCTTGTGGTGGCGGTGGTGTCGGTGCTCTCCAAAGAGTGGCTGTTCCAGTGGTCCGCCCGGGAAGGCCGGAAAATCCAGAGCATGTCGGTGATCGCCAACGCGTGGCACCATCGCTCGGACGCCATCAGCTCGATCCCCGTCGTTCTCTCCGTAGGCGCCGCCCAGTTTTTCCCGGAGTGGTCGTTTCTGGATGCCATCGGCGCCATCATCGCCGGAGGATTCATCCTGAAGGCAAGCTTTGACATCGCCTGGCCCGCCTTGCGCCAGATGATCGATACGGGAGCCGCCCAATCGACCGTGGCAAAGCTCGAGTCGATCGCCACAAGCGTCCAAGGCGTGCGCAGCGTCCACAGTCTGCGCACCCGCTATCTCGGATCGAGCATCGGTGTGGACCTGCACATCGTGGTCGACCCCGAAATCACCGTTGTCCAAGGACACGAGATCGGAGACGAGGTCGAGGCCCAGATGAAGGCCCAGCTGCCGGAGGTCTGCGAAGTATTGATCCATCTGGATCCGTTCGAAGACCAGTAG
- the glgB gene encoding 1,4-alpha-glucan branching protein GlgB, translating to MLPWKPHGAGVCLAPPFQGAHSVSALQYPVLGSLDIHLHGEGNHERIWEKLGAHPCSYQGVEGVSFAVWAPNARRIAVIGDFNNWHPDAHLMERQEGGVWQCFVAGAQVGQTYKFHLVSQVDNYWVEKSDPYAFAAEYRPGTGSRICDLKFQWHDTDWMAARKSIDPLREPISIYEVHLGSWARVPEDDQRFLNYRELAPKLAKYVKETGFTHVELLPITEHPFDGSWGYQATGYFAPTSRFGSPEDFQFFVDHLHQEGVGVILDWVPAHFPKDFPGLAFFDGTHLYEHADPRQGEHRDWSTLIFNFGRNEVANFLMASALFWMETYHIDGLRVDAVASMLYLDYSRKDGEWVANQYGGRENIDAIEFLRKLNARIHALFPGTFTLAEESTAWPGVSRPTYVGGLGFTFKWDMGWMHDTLSFMSKDSIHRKWHHDHLTFRMLYVWSENFVLPLSHDEVVHMKGSLIGKMPGDWWQKMANLRLLYGNQWGNPGKKLLFMGGEFGQWREWSEARSLDWHLLDFPTHEGLRRWVADLNKIYREMPAMHDQDCAGKGYEWVDCSDSEQSVTSFLRRSADPKEPPVLFVFNYTPIPRHGYRVGVPWGGFWQERLNSDAEIYGGSGMGNMGGREAVGDAWQGQPAHLMLELPPLSCMAFVPLTVPEPAKES from the coding sequence ATGCTACCATGGAAGCCACACGGCGCCGGAGTCTGTCTGGCGCCTCCCTTCCAAGGAGCCCATTCGGTGAGCGCACTCCAATATCCGGTTCTCGGCAGCCTCGACATCCATCTGCATGGCGAGGGAAATCACGAACGGATCTGGGAAAAACTCGGCGCCCATCCTTGCTCCTACCAAGGGGTGGAGGGCGTCTCCTTCGCGGTCTGGGCGCCCAATGCGCGCCGGATCGCGGTGATTGGTGACTTCAACAACTGGCACCCCGATGCCCACCTCATGGAGCGGCAAGAAGGTGGCGTTTGGCAGTGCTTTGTGGCAGGCGCGCAGGTAGGCCAGACCTACAAGTTCCACCTGGTGTCGCAGGTGGACAACTACTGGGTGGAAAAGTCCGACCCGTACGCGTTTGCCGCGGAGTATCGCCCGGGAACCGGTTCCCGCATTTGCGACCTGAAGTTTCAGTGGCATGACACCGATTGGATGGCGGCACGCAAATCGATCGACCCACTGCGTGAACCGATCTCCATCTACGAAGTCCATTTGGGTTCCTGGGCCCGCGTTCCGGAAGACGACCAGCGCTTCCTGAACTATCGAGAATTGGCGCCCAAGCTCGCCAAATACGTCAAAGAGACTGGCTTCACCCATGTGGAGCTGCTTCCCATCACCGAGCATCCCTTCGATGGATCCTGGGGATACCAAGCCACCGGGTATTTCGCGCCCACCAGCCGGTTCGGATCGCCCGAAGATTTCCAATTCTTCGTGGACCACCTCCACCAGGAAGGCGTGGGCGTGATCCTCGACTGGGTTCCGGCGCACTTTCCCAAGGATTTTCCGGGCCTCGCCTTTTTTGACGGCACGCACCTCTACGAGCATGCCGACCCTCGACAGGGCGAGCACCGCGACTGGAGCACACTGATCTTCAATTTCGGGCGCAACGAGGTGGCCAATTTCCTGATGGCCTCGGCGCTCTTTTGGATGGAGACCTACCACATCGACGGCCTGCGCGTGGATGCCGTGGCTTCCATGCTGTATTTGGATTATTCGCGCAAGGATGGCGAATGGGTGGCCAACCAGTACGGTGGCCGCGAAAACATCGATGCGATCGAATTCCTTCGCAAGCTCAACGCGCGCATCCATGCCTTGTTCCCGGGTACGTTCACCTTGGCGGAAGAGAGCACCGCGTGGCCGGGCGTGAGCCGTCCCACCTATGTGGGAGGATTGGGCTTCACCTTCAAGTGGGACATGGGTTGGATGCACGACACGTTGTCGTTCATGTCCAAGGACTCCATCCACCGCAAGTGGCACCACGACCATCTGACCTTCCGCATGCTCTACGTTTGGTCGGAAAACTTTGTGCTCCCGCTCTCGCACGACGAGGTCGTGCACATGAAGGGGAGCTTGATTGGAAAGATGCCCGGCGACTGGTGGCAGAAAATGGCGAACCTTCGCCTTCTGTACGGAAACCAATGGGGCAACCCCGGCAAGAAGCTTCTGTTCATGGGCGGCGAGTTCGGCCAATGGCGCGAGTGGAGCGAGGCGCGCTCCCTGGATTGGCACCTCCTGGATTTTCCCACCCACGAAGGCCTGCGCCGCTGGGTGGCCGATCTCAACAAGATCTACCGCGAAATGCCCGCCATGCATGATCAAGACTGTGCGGGCAAAGGCTACGAGTGGGTCGATTGTTCGGACAGTGAACAATCCGTGACCAGCTTCCTGCGACGCTCCGCCGACCCCAAAGAGCCACCGGTGTTGTTCGTGTTCAACTACACGCCGATCCCGCGCCACGGTTACCGAGTGGGTGTGCCCTGGGGCGGATTCTGGCAGGAACGCTTGAATTCCGATGCCGAGATCTACGGCGGGTCGGGGATGGGCAACATGGGTGGCCGAGAGGCCGTTGGCGATGCCTGGCAAGGCCAGCCCGCGCACCTGATGTTGGAGCTGCCCCCGCTTTCCTGCATGGCCTTCGTGCCCCTGACAGTGCCGGAGCCAGCCAAGGAATCCTGA